The DNA region CGTATTTAAGTGTAATGCTCTTACTAATGCTTCCTGAACTTATATTGATTGTTCCTTGACCTGATTGACTATAATCTCTGTCGTAAAATGCTGAGGCACTAAAATAGAAAGCCCCCGTAACGTCATCAAGAGTTGCTGCATACTCATTGAATTTCAATACAGCCTTATTATCCTTGAACTCAACGGTTCCCAGAGATTTTCCTTGACTATTTTTTAAATCAAGAGTCGTATTTGGAAAAGTTACTTTTACACCCTGAAGACTAAATCTAATTTCTTCTTCCTGTCCATTTGTAACTTTCGTACCTGGACCTCCAAAATCTACATCCACACGGAAATGATCACCATGCCTCATCTCTTGTTTATCAACTTTAATGTCTTTAATCAAGCTCCCCTGCGCTTGGCTCACACTTGCTCCCATAAATGCACCAGCTAAGGTTGACACTACCATTAAGATGCTTAACATCATCGCACCTACTTTTTTCCGCATCATTACCAATCCCTCTCTATTTTGTCTTTTTCTACCACCCACTCCTCTTTTTTCACGATGAAAAGAAGAGTATACAAAAAAATATTTGCATCGATCTGTTACAAATACTATGAAAATACTGGGTGATAGAACATCAACATAACTTATGACAGTGTAACATAGCTGAAAATAAAAGTCTATTATTTTGATTGAAAAAAAAAAAGACTACTAAGGTGTAGTCTCACGTTCAATCAAGGTCGCTTGGCAATAATGTCCCTGCTTGGTTAGGGGCTTTCCCTCCAATATAGTCATCAACTGTTTGACACTTAAAGCCCCCATTTGTCGAATAGGCTGCTTCATGGTCGTCAGAGAGGGCCTGGACATCCGATCCAGGAAAAAACCATCAAAACCAATCACACCAACATCCTGTGGGATGGATTTTCCCAAAGCTAGTAAACCTCTTGTAATCCCTAGGGCCAAACGATCCGAAGCGCAAATAAAACAGGTATTTTCTAATAATAGGTCACTGTTTTTTACAAACTCTTCTGCTAACCGAGAACTATTTTCTAACCGGTAAAGGTGAGTCTCACGTCCCTGCATAGCAGCTTTATAGCCCCCTTCTCTGCTCTTTTCAAAGGCTTCTGGCAAATCAATCCCAACAAATATAATCTGTTCGTATCCTTTGGATAGGGCAAACTGGGTAGCTGATCGGGTCGCCAAGTGATTATCCGAGTCAACAAAGGGAAGCCCCTCTTGATTTTCTCCAAACAAAACCAAGGGTTTTCTCAACCTCTTCAACCAAGTATAGTCAGCTTTCCTAGCTCCTGTTACGATATAGCCATCACACTGATCGGTGATTAGGTCAGAATCCGTCACCAGTTGCAGAGTATAATGCCGATGATTTAGTTCATCAGCGATACCGGCTAAAAGGTCGATATAGTAAGGTTCCACCACATCCATCTTCTCCAGAATAATCACCTGAACAATCAAGGTTCGTTGTTGAGCTAAAGCCTTGGCAGCCACATTTGGCGTATAATCTAACTCTTTCATCGCTGCCATTACCAGCGTACGCAATTCTTTCGTGACCTGTTCTGGATGGTTGATGACACGCGAAACGGTCATTTTTGATACATTGGCTAACCTAGCCACATCGGCTAATGTTGTCATAGAACTTCTCCCTAT from Streptococcus ruminantium includes:
- a CDS encoding LacI family DNA-binding transcriptional regulator; this encodes MTTLADVARLANVSKMTVSRVINHPEQVTKELRTLVMAAMKELDYTPNVAAKALAQQRTLIVQVIILEKMDVVEPYYIDLLAGIADELNHRHYTLQLVTDSDLITDQCDGYIVTGARKADYTWLKRLRKPLVLFGENQEGLPFVDSDNHLATRSATQFALSKGYEQIIFVGIDLPEAFEKSREGGYKAAMQGRETHLYRLENSSRLAEEFVKNSDLLLENTCFICASDRLALGITRGLLALGKSIPQDVGVIGFDGFFLDRMSRPSLTTMKQPIRQMGALSVKQLMTILEGKPLTKQGHYCQATLIERETTP